From the Streptococcus sanguinis genome, the window CGCAGCTTTTTACGTAAATATGCTTGGGCTGTAGATTTGGATGAATCTATTATTCTGGAGGCTTACGAAGCTGGTGAGATGATTGTCTTTGATGAAGTGGCACTGGCAGCAGATGAGGAATTTAGGAGCAGAAAAAATAAAAATAAAAGCTCTTTTCTGCCCTTGTTCTATTTTCTCTTATTAGCTTCAGCTATTGCTGCTTTCGTAGCTTACTATATCTGGAGCTATGCTCACACCAATTCGGTAAGTTTCAAAGCATCTAACAACAATTATAGTCTGGTTTCCTCTACAAGCACTAACAGTCAGAAGAGTTCCTTTTCTTCGGCTGATTCTAAGTCAGTTTCTTCCTCAGCTGGTAAATTGACAGTTAGTGGAAGCGGAGATAATTTGACTGCTGAGTACAGCGGAGCAAGTCAGCCTGTCAAAGTGACCGTTTCTGTGGAGCAAACGACCAATTTGGTAAGCATAAGCGATTCCGAACTAGCCGAAGGCATCACCTTATCTCCTGAAAAATCAAGCCAGACGGTTGCTCTTGAGCCAGGCAATAAGTATCTTATTACGATAGCACCTGTTAAAGGAGCAACTGTGACGATAGAGGGACAAAAACTAGATACTTCGGCTTTGACTAGCGATAGTGGAACCATTAGTTTGAACATTACGAAAGGATAAAAACGAAGGGAATCCCATGAAAAAAGAAAATATTCCAAATGCCTTAACTCTTGTCAGGATTGCTTTAATCCCTGTATTTGTTGTGATTTTAACATTCGGTCATTCTTCCATCATGCATATTTTGGCAGCTTTTATCTTTGCTTTTGCTAGTATAACTGATTATCTAGATGGTTATTTAGCTCGAAAGTGGGAAGTGGTAACAAACTTTGGTAAATTTGCTGATCCCATGGCTGATAAGCTTTTAGTGATGTCTGCTTTTATCATGTTGATCGAGATGAAAATGGCTCCTGCCTGGGTTGTGGCTATTATTATTTGCCGGGAATTGGCAGTAACAGGTCTACGCTTGCTTTTAGTGGAAACAGGCGGTACAGTCTTAGCGGCTGCTATGCCAGGTAAAATCAAGACCTTCACGCAGATGTTTGCTATTATTTTTCTACTGATTCATTGGACTCTCTTAGGGCAAGTCCTTCTGTATATCGCTTTAATCTTTACGATTTATTCTGGATATGACTACTTCAAGGGAAGTGCCTATCTCTTTAAAGATACCTTTAAATAATATGGAAAATATCATCGAAGTAAGAAATCTTAAGTACAAATATGATAGTGAGTCTGAGAATTACACTTTAAATGATGTCTCCTTTCAAGTAAAAAAAGGGGAATGGCTGTCTATTGTCGGTCATAATGGGAGTGGAAAATCAACCACAGTTCGTTTGATTGACGGTCTTTTAGAAGCGGAAAGCGGAGATATTATTATCTCAGGCGATAAGCTAACAGCTGAAAACGTCTGGGAAAAACGCAGACAGATTGGCATGGTATTCCAAAATCCAGATAATCAGTTTGTCGGTGCAACTGTAGAAGACGATGTAGCCTTTGGTTTGGAAAATCAAGGGCTGGACTACGATCTGATGGTAGAGAGAGTCCAGCAGGCATTAGAG encodes:
- the rodZ gene encoding cytoskeleton protein RodZ; amino-acid sequence: MKNINKGKVRMRKKTIGEVLKLARTNQGLSLEELSKKTDIQQDLLEALERNDYDLLPSPFYARSFLRKYAWAVDLDESIILEAYEAGEMIVFDEVALAADEEFRSRKNKNKSSFLPLFYFLLLASAIAAFVAYYIWSYAHTNSVSFKASNNNYSLVSSTSTNSQKSSFSSADSKSVSSSAGKLTVSGSGDNLTAEYSGASQPVKVTVSVEQTTNLVSISDSELAEGITLSPEKSSQTVALEPGNKYLITIAPVKGATVTIEGQKLDTSALTSDSGTISLNITKG
- the pgsA gene encoding CDP-diacylglycerol--glycerol-3-phosphate 3-phosphatidyltransferase, giving the protein MKKENIPNALTLVRIALIPVFVVILTFGHSSIMHILAAFIFAFASITDYLDGYLARKWEVVTNFGKFADPMADKLLVMSAFIMLIEMKMAPAWVVAIIICRELAVTGLRLLLVETGGTVLAAAMPGKIKTFTQMFAIIFLLIHWTLLGQVLLYIALIFTIYSGYDYFKGSAYLFKDTFK